The genomic DNA AACGGCGACGCCACCCCCGACATCACCCCGGTCACCGACGCCGCCAAGGAGATCGGCAACGTCTGCACCTCGTAGCACCGGGCCCGGCCCGCCCCGCGATAATCGGCACATGACCCGCCTGATCCTCGCCACCCGCAACGCCGGGAAAGTCAACGAACTCCACGCGATCCTCGCCGACGCCGGCCTCACCTACGAACTCGTCGGCGCGGACGCGTACCCCGAGATCCCCGACGTCAAGGAAACCGGCGTCACCTTCGCCGAGAACGCCCTCCTCAAGGCTCACGCCCTCGCACAGGCCACCGGCCACCCCGCGATCGCCGACGACTCCGGCCTCTGCGTCGACGTACTCGGCGGCGCCCCCGGCATCTTCTCGGCCCGCTGGTCCGGCACCCACGGCAACGACCGCGCCAACCTGGACCTGCTCCTGGCCCAGCTCTCCGACATCGACGACACCCACCGCGCCGCCCACTTCGCCTGCGCGGCAGCCCTCGCCCTCCCGGACGGCACGGAACACGTGGTGGAGGGCCACCTCCTCGGCACCCTGCGCCACACCCCGTCCGGCACGAACGGTTTCGGCTACGACCCGATCCTCCAGCCGGAGGGCAAGACCGTGACCTGCGCGGAACTGACCCCGGCGGAGAAGAACGCGATCAGCCACCGGGGGAAGGCGTTCCGGGCGCTGGTACCGGTGGTGCGGGAGCTGGTGGGGTGACGAATTGATGCCGGGCTTCCTGCGCTTTGCAGGAAGCCCGGCATCAATTATTTGGTGCGCCCGGTCGGATTCGAACCGACATACACGACCACCTAAAGATCGCCGCTCAACCAGATGGCGTACGGGCGCATGTGAACCAGATCCTACTGCCTTCGGTGGAGAGATGGAGAGCGATTGGCGAAAGTCGCCGTCTGGCTATGACAGGACGGGCATAAGTACCGAAGGTTCGTACGGCGGTTGTCCAGCCAGTCGCCGTTGATGTGGTCGATCTCCAGGACGAGTCGTCTGCCCCGCCAGAGATCGCCGATGCCGCACGCAGCACACTCGTGCGGGACACCCAGATCATCAAGGGCGCGTCGCAGAAAAGAGGTTCTCGTCCGGGGTGCGGGTGGGGCCAGCCGTCTCAGTATGTCCATGGCGGACTTGCGGTACGGGGAAGAGGCTCCGAGGAAGTGGCCTTGGCCTGTGAAGTGGTCGGTTGAGACGCCGTGCGCTTCGATGCTCCGTTTCACGAGAGCGCGACCGGCACCGTTGTCGGCGAGGCCGAGGAGCTTGAGTGTGCCCGCGAGGCTCAGTGATTTCTCCACGGCTGACGCCAGCGTGGCCCGGTCCAGAACGCCGGCTCCGTAGCGGCGGCCACGAGTGAAATGCGAGGTGTCGATGTCGTATTGATCGAGCTTCTTGCGGATATGGCCGTACGGACTGTCCCGTGGTGGGAGGTCCATGTACTCCAGCATTTCTCGGATGCTGTGGGAGTGTGCCGCAGCCTCGGCGAGAAGCTCTTTCGAGTACGAGCGGCGTTCTCGCGTCGGCAGTGGTTCCTCGCGGAAATGGGACACATCTATGCCGTAGTGCCGCAGCCGTCGGTTCAGGTAGCTGCGCGATCCGCTGCCGAGCGTGGCGCCGAGTCTGCGCATCAGATCCACCATGCTGGATGACTCGGCGGCTGCCGCTGCCAATCGGTCGCGTGTGTAGGCGGGAGCGCTCACGTCGCCCTCCGCTTCCGGCCGCGATATGTGTCCGTCGCAGAGTGGCAGTTGGGACAGAGGAGCTGCAGGTTTTCCGGTCGGTTGTCCCACCAGTTGCCGTTCCTGTGATCGACCTCGAGCCGCAGTGGTCTGTCGTTCCATACGGTGCCTGTGCCGCACTCCGTGCAGCGTTCCGGTATCCCGATCCGAAGGAGTTCTCGACGGAGCCGTGAGCCGGCGATCCGCCCGTCCTGTGGAGAGCCCAACCTGAGCAGGTTGCCGCGTGCGCCTCGGGGGCGGCCTCGGCGCATTACGAAGTGGGATACATCGATGCCCAGAGATGCGATCCGCCTGCTGATGTGCGTATGGCTGCCGCCCACTGGGCTGATCCCCAGCCGCTGCAGGACCTCCATGACCGAGGAAGAGGCTGCGACCGCCTCCCTCAGGGCCTCCTCCGTATAGCGCACCCATGTCTTCTGGAAGTGTGACGTGTCGATTTTCGCCGCTGCCATCTTCTGCCGCAGGTAGCGCCTGCTGCCCGCCGTGGGAGTGCCCCCACACCAGCGGACCGCTTCGTCGAAGTTGGCCACCTCACGTGCTGCCTCCTCGAGCAGCTCACGGGTGTATCGAACCGTCATCGATCGCCTCCGTTCCCGACCGCACGTTCGCGGTCTCGTACGGAGCAACGAACCGTTTATCGGATGGTCACGTCCGGAATACGGTGAGATGTGGAACGGCCCGCCCCGCTTCGGCTGAAGCGGGGCGGGCCGTTCCCGGGGACGGGGTCAGGGGTCAGGGGTCAGAACTTGGGCTCGGGAGTCTGGGCCGCGCACAGCTCCGCCGCCTCCTGCTCCGTCTCCACCGACGGGGGCGATCCGTCCAGCGGCCGCTGGGCGGTTTCCTTCATGCAGGCCACCGCGATCACGCCGACCAGGGCCGCCGCCATCGCGTAGTACGCCGGCATCAGGTTCGTACCGCTCCAACTGATCAGCGCGGTGATCACCAGCGGGGTCGTACCGCCGAAGAGCGAGGCCGAGAGGTTGTAGCCGACCGACAGGGAGCCGTAGCGGACCTGGGTGGGGAAGAGGGCCGGGAGGGCGGCGGACATCGTGCCGAGCATGCAGACCAGGGAGAGGCCCAGCATCAGCATGCCGATCGTGATGGCCGGGATGCCGTCCTGGCGGATCAGCAGGAAGGAGGGGAGCGACAGGCAGAGGAAACCCAGCATTCCCGCCATCAGCAGCGGCTTGCGGCCGAAGCGGTCGGAGAGCTTGCCGACCTGGCTGATGATCAGCATCAGGAAGATCATGACGGCGAGCAGGACGAGCAGGCCGTGGGTCTCGCTGTAGCCGAGTTCGTCGGAGAGGTACGTCGGCATGTACGACAGCAGCATGTAGTCGGTGATGTTGTAAGCGCCGACGAGGCAGATGCAGAGGATCAGCGTCGGCCAGTACTGCCGGAAGATCTTCGCGAGGTCACCCTTGGCCGTGGTCTCGACGCTGTCGGCGGCCTCGGTGGCCTGGGCGTTGCCGCCCTCCAGTTTCTGGAAGGCCGGGGTCTCGTCGAGGCGCAGTCGGAGGTAGAGGCCGACCAGGCCGAGGGGGCCCGCGACGAGGAACGGGATGCGCCAGCCCCAGGACTCCATGGCGGGGGTGTCGAGGACGGCGGTGAGTGCGGTGACGAGGCCGGCCGCGCCGACGTATCCGGCCAGGGTGCCGAATTCGAGGAAGCTGCCGAAGTAGCCGCGGCGTTTGTCGGGGGCGTACTCGGCGATGAAGGTGGATGCGCCGCCGTACTCTCCGCCGGTGGAGAAGCCCTGGATCAGGCGGAAGAAGATCAGCAGGGCGGGTGCCCAGAGGCCGATCGAGGCGTGGGACGGGATGACGCCGATGGCGAAGGTGCCGACCGCCATCATGATCATGGTGAGGGCGAGGACCTTCTTGCGGCCGATCCGGTCGCCCATGGGGCCGAAGAACATTCCGCCCAGCGGGCGCACCAGGAAGGCGACCGCGAAGGTGGCGAACGAGGAGAGCAGCTGGGTGGTGTTGTTCCCGGACGGGAAGAAGACGTGCCCGAGGGTGACGGCCAGGTAGGAGTAGATGCCGAAGTCGAACCACTCCATGGCGTTGCCGAGGGAGGCCGCCTTCACCGCCCGCTTGACTGCCTGGTCGTCGGTGACGGTGATGTCGGACCGGCGCAGCCTGGGGTTCTTCCGTTGCCGGATGGCGCGGAAGAGGGTGGGGTGGCGTTTGACCGCTTCGGGGTCGGCCACCTGCTGAAGGTCGGAGGCCGCCATGGCCGGGTCCTTTCCTCGGTGGGTGTTCCAGGAAGGGCTTCTGCGCGGTCATGGCGGTCGCAAACCGATGGGGGGTGAAAGTGCGACGCCCGTCACATGGGCGTGGTGGTGGTCAGATGCCGAGGTCCTTGATGATCTTGGCTACGTGGCCGGTTGCCTTGACGTTGTAGAGGGCGCGTTCGACCTTGCCCTCCTCGTCGACGATGACCGTGGAGCGGATGACGCCCGTCACCGTTTTGCCGTAGAGCTTCTTCTCGCCGAATGCGCCGTAGGCCTGGAGGGTTTCCTTGGACGGGTCGCCGACCAGTGTGACCTCGAGGTTTTCCTTCTCGCGGAACTTGGCGAGCTTCTCCGGCTTGTCGGGGGAGACGCCGATGACGTCGTATCCGGCGCCGGTCAGGAGCTCCAGGTTGTCCGTGAAGTCGCAGGCCTGCTTGGTGCAGCCGGGGGTGAGGGCGGCCGGGTAGAAGTAGACGATGACTTTGCGGCCCTTGTGGTCGGCGAGCGAGATGTCGTTGCCGTCGGCGTCGGGGAGGGTGAAGGCCGGGGCGGTGTCGCCGGGCTGGAGTCGCTCGCTCATGGTTCTCCTCAGGGGCGTGTGGGGTGTACGGGACCGAGCGTAATAGGGGTGCCGCCGGGTGTGCGGGCGGCTGAGCTGACAGACTGTCGATGAAGGTTTACCGGACGACGACCACGGAGGCGGCGCAGTGTCGGATGCCAGGACCCCTGCGCAGATCGAGGCGGACATCATCAGCAGGCGTGAGCAGCTTGCGGTGGTGCTCGATGAGATCGGGGTGCGGGTGCACCCGAAGACGATCATCGGTGATGCGAAGGCCAAGGCTGTCGAGGCCGCGGACCGGACGGCCGGGCGGGCGTTTGTCGCGGTGAATCGGACGGTGTCCGATGTGAAGGCGCAGTTTGTGTCGGAGGATGGTGCGCCGCGTCTGGAGCGGGTGGTTCCGGTGGCGTTGCTGGCAGCGGGTGTGCTCGGGCTGGTCGTGGTGTCGGCGCGGCGGAAGAAGCGCTGAGAAGGCTGACCCCGGGGGCGTGCGACGCGGCTGCGGACAGGTAGGTTTCGGGTCGTGAGCGAGAACACCGACGACAAGCTGCCCATTCGCATGCTGCATGACCGTGTGCTGGTCCGGTCCGATACGCCCGAGGGCGAGCGGCGTTCGGGCGGCGGCATCCTGATTCCGGCGACGGCTGCGGTCGGTCGTCGACTGGCCTGGGCCGTGGTGGTCGCGGTCGGCCAGAACGTGCGGACGGTGGAGCCGGGCGACCGGGTGCTGTACGACCCCGAGGACCGTGCGGAGGTCGAGGTGCGCGGTGTGGCGTATGTGCTGATGCGGGAGCGGGATCTGCACGCGGTGGCTGCGGACCGGTTCGAGGGTTCGGTGGATTCGACCGGGTTGTATCTGTAGCTCTCCCGATGTGCTCGAGATAAGGCCTGGTGACAGCCGTCACCAGGCCTTTTGCCTGTTCTTTGCTATGTTGGTGGGACCCCGACGAGACGCGCCGTACCGGGCTTTCGCAAAGACGACGCACCCGTGATGTCCGTGTGTCTGTCGGAGGTGCCGTCGTGGCGTGGGTTCTGCTTGTTGTCGCCGGTCTGCTGGAAGTGGGCTGGTCGATCGGGATGAAGTACACCGACGGGTTCACCCGGTTGTGGCCGAGTGTGTTCACCGGACTCGGGATCGTGGCCAGCATGGTGCTGCTGTCGCAGGCGGCGAAGTCGCTGCCGATCGGTACGGCGTACGGCGTGTGGGTCGGTATCGGTGCGGCGGGGGCGGCGGTGCTGGGCATGGTGGTGCTGCACGAGCCGGTGACCGCCGCCCGGGTCTTCTTCGTGTGTCTGCTGCTGGTGGCCGTGGTGGGCTTGAAGGCGACCTCGGGGCACTGAGTCGTCGATCGGCCGGTTTCACGGCCGGTTCGGGGCCGGGAGCGGGTTCGGGACCGGGGTGGAGGCCGGGTCCCGGCGGGCGCCGCCGACGCCGCGCGGGAAGAAGTCGTCGAAGTCGCCGTTGTCCCCTCCGTCGGTGAATTCGCTGTCCGGCGGGCCGGTGGGTGTGTCCGGCGGGATGGCGGGTTCGATGTCGGTGGGCGGGATGGGCGGGATGGGCGGGTTGGCCGGGCTGCTCGGCTGCGTGTCCGACGGTGGAGCGAACGGGGTGTCGGTGTCGGTCGGTTCGGTGGCTTCGTCGGTCGGCAGGTACGGTTCCTCGGCGCCTCTCTCGAGGGTGAGGTCGAAGTTCTGGACGCTGGTGCCCTGCAGCGCGGCGCCGGTGTACTGGGCCCAGGTCTGGGCGGGCGCGCCGCCGCCGTTGACCCGGGACAGGCCGAGTGCTCCGTACAGCGGTTCCTGCACCCCGGTGTCGGGGTCCTGGCCCATGACGGCGATGACGGTCGCGAGGTCGGGGGTGTAGCCGGCGAACCAGGCCGCCTTGTCCTCCTCGGCGGTGCCGGTCTTGCCGGCGGCGGGGCGGCCGGCGCCCTGGGCTGCGGTTCCCGAGCCGTTTTCGACGACGCTCTGCAGGATCGCGGTGGTGGTGTCGGCGGCTTCGCGGCTGACGGCCTGCTCGGTGCTCCGGTCGGGGAGGGTGAGGTCCTCGCCGTCCTTGCTGACCTTGTCGACGAGGGTGTACGCGGTGCGTCTGCCGTGGTTGGCGAGGGTCGCGTACGCCCCTGTCATGTCGAGGACGCTGGCGGTGGCGGTACCGAGCGCGATGGACGGCGATGCGGTGAGGTCGGGGGTGTTCTTGGGGATGCCGAGGTCGATGGCGGTCTGTTTGACGATGTCGGGGCCGACGTCCTCGGCCATCTGCGCGTAGACGGCGTTGACGGACTTGTCGGTGGCCATACGGACGGTGATCGGTCCGTAGCTGACGTCGTCCTCGTTGGCGGGGGCGTAGCCGGTGGGTCCGTTAGGTCCCTGGACCATGCGCCTGTTGGTGCCGTCGTAGACGGTGTTGGGGGTGATGCGTCGGCCGTCCTGGGTCCTGGAGCCGTTGGCGACGGCGGAGGTGAAGACGAACGGCTTGAAGGTGGAGCCGACCTGGTAGTCGCGGCGGGTCGCGTTGTTGACGTACTGCTTGGTGTAGTCGATGCCGCCGTACATGGCGACGACCCGGCCGTTCGTGGGGTCGATGGAGGCGCCGCCGACGCGGACGTTGCGGTCGGCCGTGCGGTCGTCGCTCGTCTGCGACATGACGTTGTCGTCGACGGCTTCGACGAGGGCGTTCTGTTTCTTCTTCTCCAGCGTGGTGGTGATCCGGTAGCCGCCGGTGGCCAGCGTCTTCTCGTCGATGATCTGGTGGGTGGTGAGGTAGTCCTTGACGGCCTGGACGATGTAGCCGCGCTGTCCGGAGAGGCCGGTCGATCTCTTCACCTTGTCGGGCACGGGGAATTGCATGGTGGCGCGCTCGGATGCGCTGAGCCAGTTCTCCTTGACCATGCCGTCGAGTACGTAGTGCCAGCGGGCGACGGCCGCGGCCTTGTTCTCGGGGTGGACGACGACGTCGTACGCGCTGGGGGCGTTGAGCAGGGAGGCGAGGTAGGCGCCTTCGGCGGTGGTGATGTCGCCGATGTCCTTGCCGTAGTACGCCTGGGCGGCAGCCTGGATGCCGTAGGCGTTACGGCCGAAGTAGCTGGTGTTGAGGTAGCCCTCGAAGATGTGGTCCTTGCTCACCTCGCGATTGAGCTTGATCGCGATGAAGAACTCTTTGATCTTGCGGATGACGGTCTGTTCCTGGCCGAGGTAGTAGTTCTTCACGAACTGCTGGGTGATGGTCGAACCGCCTTGTCTGCCCTTGCCGGTGAGGGTGTTCCAGCCGGCCCGGAACATGGCCTTGATGTCGACGGCGCGCTCGGAGTAGAAGTTGCGGTCCTCGGCGGCAAGGACGGCGTGCTGGACGGGGAGGGGGACCTGGGCGAGCTGGACGTTCTGCCGGTTGACGTCGCCGTCGCGGGCGATGACGGTGCCGTCCTTGTAGAGATAGACGTTGGACTGAGCGGTGGCGGTGGGGTTGGCGGGCGGGATGCCGACGAGCTGGTATCCGGCGATGAAGCCGCCGATGAGGATCAGGGCGATCACCAGGAGCGTGGCGAGTGCGGCCCGCCAGGTGGGGACGGCCCGGCGCCAGCCGGTGCGCCGGGGCCGGCCGGTGCCCCCCTTCTTCCCTTCGGGCGCGGCAGCCTGGCCTGCGGGTGCGCCGGCGCCGGCAGAGAGGTCCCTCGGGGTCCAGTTCCCGTTGCCGGGATCCCCGCTCTGCTGCTGTGGCTCGTCGCTCATGTCGGTGAAGACTCCTCGGCCGCGGTCAGTTCCCCCATACTGCACTTTTCTATGCAATAAGCACCGGATCGACCTCCGGAGGGGGGCCGAAAAGCGGTCGCGGCGGCTGCCGCCGCTGGACTAGGGTCGTGCGCTTTGGTGCCCGGCGCCGTTGGGCGTCCGAGTGCGAACGAGTGCGGGGGCGATTGAGGTGCGGCTGTACGCGGTGGTCGCTGCGGGCGGGTTTCGGCGCTATGCCACCTACCGGATCGCGACGGCGGCGGGGGTGTTCACCAACACCGTCTTCGGTTTCATCCTGGCGTACACCTATATGGCCCTGTGGGACGCGCGGCCGCAGCTCGGTGGTTACGACATGTCCCAGGCGCTCACGTACGTGTGGCTGGGCCAGGCGCTGCTGGCGACGTGCGCCATGATGGGCGGCGGTTTCGAGGACGAGCTGATGGAGCGGATCCGTACCGGCGATGTGGCGATCGATCTCTACCGGCCTGTCGATCTTCAAATGTGGTGGCTGGCCGGGGACTTGGGGCGCGCTGCGTATCAACTGCTGGCACGCGGCATCGTGCCGATGGTGCTGGGCGCGCTCGCCTTTCCGCTGGCGCTGCCCACGTCGCCGGGGATCTGGCTGGCGTATCTGGTCTCGGTCACGCTCGGTGTGGTGGTCAGTTTCGCGGTGCGCTATCTGGTGGCGCTCTCCGCGTTCTGGCTGATGGACGGGGCGGGCGCGACGCAGATCGCGTTTCTGGCGGGGTTGTTCTTCTCCGGGATGCTGCTTCCGCTGACGCTGTTCCCGGGGCTGCTGGGCGAGGTGGCACGCGCACTGCCGTGGTCGGCGCTGTTGCAGGTGCCGGCCGATGTGTTCCTCGGCAAGCACACGGGGTGGGGGCTGGTGGGGGCGTTCGCGTTCCAGGGCGGCTGGGCGCTTGCGCTGCTGCTGGCGGGGCGGCTGGTGCAGTCGGTGGCGACGCGCAGGGTGGTGGTCCAGGGTGGCTGAGGTTGCAGAGACGGCACAGGCGGCGGAGGCCGGAGGGGGCGTCGAGGCGCCCGGGCCGGCGTTCGCCGAACGGTCGAGGCTGGTCGAGGGGGTCCGTGCGTACGGGCTGATCGCCGCGATGTGGCTGCGCTCGACGATGGCGTACCGGGCCTCGTTCGTCATGACCACGCTCGGGAACTTCGCGGCGACCGGCTTCGACTTCGTCGCGATCATGCTGATGTTCGCCCATGTCGACGAATTGGGCGGCTACACGCTGCCGGAGATCGCCCTGCTGTACGGGGCTTCGGGAACCGCTTTCGGCCTGGCCGATCTGGTGCTGGGGTCGATGGACCGGCTGGGCCGCCGGGTACGGGACGGCACGCTGGACACGCTCCTGGTGCGCCCGGTGCCGGTTCTCGCCCAGGTGGCGGCGGACCGGTTCGCGCTGCGCAGGCTGGGCCGGATCACGCAGGGGCTGCTGGTGCTCGGGTACGCCCTGGTGACGCTGGACATCGGCTGGACACCGCTGCGGGTGGCGATGGTGCCGCTGATGCTGCTGACCGGGGCGGCGATCTTCGGGGCCGTGTTCGTGTGCGGGGCGGCGTTCCAGTTCTTCGCGCAGGACGCCGCCGAGGTGCAGAGCTCCTTCACGTACGGCGGGAACACGCTGCTCCAGTACCCGCCGACGATCTTCGCGAAGGATCTGGTGCGCGGGGTGACGTTCGTCGTGCCGCTGGCCTTCGTGAACTGGCTGCCCGCACTGTATGTGCTGGGCCGCGACTACCCGCTGGGGCTGCCGGAGTGGGTGGCGTTCCTGCCGCCGGTGGTGGCGGGGGTGTGCTGGGTGCTTGCGGGGACGGCATGGCGGGTGGGCCTGCGCTCGTACCGGAGCACGGGAAGTTGACCGGCGGGAGAACGAGGGCATCGGACATGGGCATGGACACGGATACCGACTTCATCGAGCTCGACAACGTCGAGAAGGTCTTCGACGTGCGCCGCAGGACGGGCTTCCTGCGCAGTGAGCGTCGCGAGGTCCGCGCGGTCGACGGGATCAGCTTCCGCGTGCCGCGCGGCGAGATGGTCGGCTACATCGGCCCGAACGGTGCGGGCAAGTCGACCACCATCAAGATGCTGACCGGCATCCTCACCCCGAGCGGAGGCCGGCTGCGGGTCGCGGGCATCGACCCGTCCAGGGAGCGTACGCGGCTGGCACACCGGATCGGTGTGGTCTTCGGCCAGCGCACCACGCTCTGGTGGGACCTGCCGCTGCGGGACTCGTACCGGCTGGTGCACCGGATGTACCGGATCCCGGACGCCCGCTACCGGGAGAACCTGGACCGCTGCATCGAACTCCTCGACCTGGGACAGCTGTTGGACGTACCGGTGCGGCAGCTGTCGCTCGGGCAGCGGATGCGCGGCGATATCGCGGCGGCGCTGCTGCACGACCCGGAGGTGCTGTACCTGGACGAGCCGACGATCGGCCTCGACGTGGTCTCCAAGGCGAAGGTCCGCGGCTTCCTCCGCGACCTGAACGCCGAGCGGGGTACGACGGTGCTGCTCACCACCCATGATCTGACGGACATCGAGCAGCTCTGCCGGCGGGTGATGGTGATCGACCACGGTCGTCTGATGTACGACGGGGCGCTCGCCGGACTGCACGAGATCGGCGCGAGCGAACGTACCCTGGTCGTCGACCTGGAGTGCGAACTCCCGGCGATCCGGCTGGAGTCGGAGCCATCGGTGCGTACGGTGAAGGTGGAGGGGCCGCGGCAGTGGCTGGCGTTCCCCGCGTCCGGATCGGCGGCCCCGCTGGTGGCGCGGATCGCCGCGGAGTATCCGCTGGTGGACCTGTCGGTGCGGGAGCCGGACATCGAGGCCGTGATCGCGAGGATGTACGCGTCGGCCGACAGCGCGTAGACAGTCATGACATGACGTCAATTACCGCTGACGGCAGTCGGATCGGTGACGTGGGCGGAAGCGTTCAATAGGCTGCGCGGTATGACGAGCGAACATCCGGACATGCGTGCTTCCGATGCCGAGCGTGAGCGTGTCGCCGAGGTCCTGCGCGAGGCGGTGGCAGAGGGTCGGCTGCAGATGGAGGAGTTCGAGCAGCGGCTCGACGCCACCTACAAGGCGCGTACACATGGCGAGTTGGAGCCACTGGTCCGTGATCTTCCGGCGCCCGGCGGGGTGGTGGCACCGGTGGGTGCGGGAAGCTCGCCCGCGCGTACGGGTTCGTCCGGTGTCGACTGGGCGGCACGTGTCGGCGGCCCCGCCACCTCGACAGGGGCGTTCGCTTTCTGGGGCGGCTTCAGGCGCAAGGGCACATGGACGGTGGCCCGGAAGTTCACCGCGTTCGCGATGTGGGGCGGCGGCGAGATCGATCTGCGCGAGGCCCGCTTCGAGGACCGTGAGGTCGTCGTCCGCTGCTTCACGATCATGGGCGGGATGCAGGTGACGGTCCCGCCGGAGCTGGATGTCGAGGTCAGGGGCATCGGCATCATGGGCGGCTTCGGCGACCGGGCGTCGGGCGAGGGCATCCCCTCTCCGGGCTCACCGCGGGTGCGGATCACCGGCTTCGCGCTGATGGGCGGGGTCGATGTGGAGCGCAAGCGGACGAAGGCGGAGAAGGAGCGGGAGCGTGCCCGGCAGCTGAAGAAGGGAACGGGGGAGGAGTAGGGCCCGCACGGCGACGGGGGACACGGCGGTGAGCTGTGCGAGCTCACCGGACCCCGTCGCTGCGGTGAGCCGGTCAGAGCTGGTCGGACGCCGGCCTGTTCCGGTGCAGGGTCCGCAGATCCACCTGCTGGCCCAGCCGCAGATATCCGTTGTCGTTGAGGTGCAGATGGTCGCCGCAGTCGAACTCCGGGAGGAGCCTGCTCGGCCGGTACGGGTCGCGTACCACCCGGTCGAAGTCGACGACCTCGTCGAAGATGCCGCCCGCCCGGATCAGCGCGTTGACCTGCCTCCGTACGGCGTCCTCGGCAGGCGTCCAGGCGAGGGAACCCTCGAACGGCATCAGAGTGGCCCCGACGACGTGCAGACCGCGGGCGTGGGCACGCTCCGTCATGGCCCTGAGCGCGTCCGCGATCCGCTGCGGGTCCCGCTCCTTCGGGAACTGCTGCACGTCGTTGATGCCGAGCGCGATGATGACGGTCTTCACATCGGCGACGCCCAGCACGTCCCGGTCGAAGCGGGCGATCGCCCGCTGCCCGTACATCTGCCCGTAGCCCTGCCCGTCGCGCAGGATGCGGTTGCCGGCGATGCCTTGGTTGACCACCGCGTACCGGCCGCGAAGCCGGTCGGAGAGGACGTCGGGCCAGCGGCTGTTGGCATCGAGGGTCGAGCCGGTGCCCGCGGTCAGCGAGTCGCCGATGGCGACGATCGCCCCGGCGGCAGCCTTGTTGCGGACGTCCACGGCGGTGAGGTAGCGCCACAGGTTGCTGCGCCACGTGCCGCGTCCGTCCGCCACGTACGAGGTCTGGTGGCTGTTCGGGTGGACGGTGACGGGGCCGTCGGCGGTGGGTGTACGCAGGGTGACGACCAGATCGGCGTCGGGGGCGACAGGGACGACGACCGGGTCGCTGACGATCTGCCCGCCTGCCGGGATCGTGACGGACGGGGTGCCGCGGAAGGAGACGGGCCTGGTGTTCACGGTGGCCCGATCGACGAGCAGCGGGTGCGTGCCGAAGAGGTTGGACAGGGTGATGCGCGCCGCGTCGCCGCCGATGCTGGTGTGGACGACGTTTCGGATGATGCGCTGGGTCAGGTCGTCATCGGTGGACGTGTCCGCCACACCGGCCGTCGGAGCCCCGGCCCAGGTGCCGATCCAGACACCGGTGGAGTGGGCCGGC from Streptomyces sp. NBC_01707 includes the following:
- a CDS encoding ABC-2 family transporter protein, which translates into the protein MRLYAVVAAGGFRRYATYRIATAAGVFTNTVFGFILAYTYMALWDARPQLGGYDMSQALTYVWLGQALLATCAMMGGGFEDELMERIRTGDVAIDLYRPVDLQMWWLAGDLGRAAYQLLARGIVPMVLGALAFPLALPTSPGIWLAYLVSVTLGVVVSFAVRYLVALSAFWLMDGAGATQIAFLAGLFFSGMLLPLTLFPGLLGEVARALPWSALLQVPADVFLGKHTGWGLVGAFAFQGGWALALLLAGRLVQSVATRRVVVQGG
- a CDS encoding ABC transporter permease, producing MAEVAETAQAAEAGGGVEAPGPAFAERSRLVEGVRAYGLIAAMWLRSTMAYRASFVMTTLGNFAATGFDFVAIMLMFAHVDELGGYTLPEIALLYGASGTAFGLADLVLGSMDRLGRRVRDGTLDTLLVRPVPVLAQVAADRFALRRLGRITQGLLVLGYALVTLDIGWTPLRVAMVPLMLLTGAAIFGAVFVCGAAFQFFAQDAAEVQSSFTYGGNTLLQYPPTIFAKDLVRGVTFVVPLAFVNWLPALYVLGRDYPLGLPEWVAFLPPVVAGVCWVLAGTAWRVGLRSYRSTGS
- a CDS encoding ATP-binding cassette domain-containing protein, yielding MGMDTDTDFIELDNVEKVFDVRRRTGFLRSERREVRAVDGISFRVPRGEMVGYIGPNGAGKSTTIKMLTGILTPSGGRLRVAGIDPSRERTRLAHRIGVVFGQRTTLWWDLPLRDSYRLVHRMYRIPDARYRENLDRCIELLDLGQLLDVPVRQLSLGQRMRGDIAAALLHDPEVLYLDEPTIGLDVVSKAKVRGFLRDLNAERGTTVLLTTHDLTDIEQLCRRVMVIDHGRLMYDGALAGLHEIGASERTLVVDLECELPAIRLESEPSVRTVKVEGPRQWLAFPASGSAAPLVARIAAEYPLVDLSVREPDIEAVIARMYASADSA
- a CDS encoding DUF1707 domain-containing protein, yielding MRASDAERERVAEVLREAVAEGRLQMEEFEQRLDATYKARTHGELEPLVRDLPAPGGVVAPVGAGSSPARTGSSGVDWAARVGGPATSTGAFAFWGGFRRKGTWTVARKFTAFAMWGGGEIDLREARFEDREVVVRCFTIMGGMQVTVPPELDVEVRGIGIMGGFGDRASGEGIPSPGSPRVRITGFALMGGVDVERKRTKAEKERERARQLKKGTGEE
- a CDS encoding SGNH/GDSL hydrolase family protein yields the protein MPRRHGPALLTALVAGTAALAAIVALAGSLLFSGGGAKQVGTESVARTPAAPAHSTGVWIGTWAGAPTAGVADTSTDDDLTQRIIRNVVHTSIGGDAARITLSNLFGTHPLLVDRATVNTRPVSFRGTPSVTIPAGGQIVSDPVVVPVAPDADLVVTLRTPTADGPVTVHPNSHQTSYVADGRGTWRSNLWRYLTAVDVRNKAAAGAIVAIGDSLTAGTGSTLDANSRWPDVLSDRLRGRYAVVNQGIAGNRILRDGQGYGQMYGQRAIARFDRDVLGVADVKTVIIALGINDVQQFPKERDPQRIADALRAMTERAHARGLHVVGATLMPFEGSLAWTPAEDAVRRQVNALIRAGGIFDEVVDFDRVVRDPYRPSRLLPEFDCGDHLHLNDNGYLRLGQQVDLRTLHRNRPASDQL